The genomic interval CCTCGCTACGGGGTCCGGTGATCGTGTCAGAGTTTCTGAAGTCCATGCATCACCGCTTCGAGAAGGGACCTGTCGGGGAGCGTGGCACGGACGATCGGCGCACGCGACTGGATGAGATCGGTCGCGAGGAGATCGCTCAGGAGCGAGGTGACCACGCTGAACGGCAGGCTGAGGTAGGCCGAGATCTCGGCGACGGACAACGGCGCCTGGCAGAGCCGCAGGATGGCCGCCTGCTCGGGCTGGAAGGTCGGCGAGGGCTCCGCCTTCGCGACGACCATCGTGACCAGGTCGAGCGCGGACCGTTCACTGTCGTCGAGATCGCCGGTGATCACGTACAGCCGTTCCGGATCGTGCAGGTCCGGATCGGCCTTGCGGCGTTCTCGTCGAGGACCACTCATCCGGACTGCCCGCCGTGGCGGGGCGGGCTGGTCAGGTGGGCTCCGATCCGCACGACCATGTCCCGCATCCGGGCCCCGACGAGTCCGGCGTCGACGGTCTCGCCGGCCAGGACCGCGAGATAGGCGCCGGCCCCGGCCGCCATCAGGTAGAAGAACCCGCCCGTCACCTCGATGACCACGAGCTTCATGAGGCCGTCGCTGTACGGGATCTCCGTGGCCACCGCGGCGGCCAGGCTCTGGAGTCCGGCGCAGGCCGCCGCGAGCCGGTCGGCGACGTCGGGATCGCCGCCGTGCATCGCGATGCGCAGGCCGTCCGACGAGAGCACCACGATCTGGTGGATGCTCGGAACGTCGTCGGCCAGTTCCTTGAGCATCCAGTCCATGTTTCCCCGCTGCTGGATCACTTCAGGTCTCCCTTGTCCCACGCGTCATCGGAGTCTTCGCCGTGCTTTCGTTCCTGCGGTACGCCGTTGACGGCCTTGGTGAAGGCCTCCAGCCAGAGGCCGGGAGGCTTCTCCTCGCCGCGTCCGCCGTCCGTTCCCTCGTCCGCGCCGGGCGAGAACCCGTTGGCGGGGGGCGGTGGTGGCTGCTGCGGGAGGTTGTGCGAGCCGAGCGGGGCGCGGCCCCGGCTGCGGCGCTGCGGCAGCCCGTTCTCGGTCCACTCGGTGACCACGGGCAGGTCGTCCTCCATGGCTGCCGCGTGCGGGGCCGGGTGCGACGTGGCCGCTGGGGCTCCGGTGGAGACCGGTGCGGCCACGGACGGCACGGGGCCGGTGGCGGCGGGCTTGGACTTGCGCTTGCCGGGCGGCGGCACCACGTGCTGGAGCTGCGACATGTCCAGGGAACTGGTGGGCCGCGAGGTGGCGCCGATGCCGTGGGCGATGCCCGGGGCGGGCCCGGTGGTGATCATGTCGCGCGGCACGATGAGGACGGCGCGGACGCCGCCGTACGCCGACTGACGCAGCGACACCTGGAGCTGGTACATCCGGGAGAGCCGGCCGACGACGGCCATGCCGAGGCGCGGAGACTCCCCGAGGTCGTTCATGTTGATGCCGGCCTGCGCCTGGGCGAGCATGTTCTCGGCGCGGGCGCGGGCCTCCTCGCTGAGGCTGACGCCGCCGTCCTCGATCTCGATGGCGATGCCGGTCTGCACCTCGACCGCGGTGACGTGCACCCGGGTCTGGGGCGGTGAGTAGCGGGTCGCGTTGTCGAGGAGTTCGGCGCAGGCGTGGATGAGCGGTTCGACCGAGGTGCCGACGATGGCGACCTTGGCGATCGAGTGCAGCTCGACGCGCTGGTACTCCAGGATGCGGGACATCGCCCCGCGCAACACGCTGAACAGCGGTACGGGCTTGGGCCACTGGCGGCTCGGGCGGGCGCCGCCGAGCACGGCGATGGAGTCGGCGAGGCGGCCGATCAGCGCGGTGCCGTGGTCGATGCGCAGCAGGTCGTCGAAGACCTCGGGGTTGCGCCCGTAGTGGTTCTCCATCTCGCGCAATTCGCTGGCCTGGCGGTTCACGATCGCCTGGACACGGCGGGCGACGCTGACGAAGGCGCGCTGAGCGGAGTCACGCCGCGCCTCCTCGTTGTCGATGACTTCGAGGACCTGGTAGACCTGCTCGCGCAGCGCCTTGGGCAGATGCCGGTTGGCCGCGTCCGCGTCGACGATGTCGCGCATCACCTCTTCGGGCGAGTTGCCCACGCGCAGCCGCC from Streptomyces sp. CA-278952 carries:
- a CDS encoding DUF742 domain-containing protein — its product is MSGPRRERRKADPDLHDPERLYVITGDLDDSERSALDLVTMVVAKAEPSPTFQPEQAAILRLCQAPLSVAEISAYLSLPFSVVTSLLSDLLATDLIQSRAPIVRATLPDRSLLEAVMHGLQKL
- a CDS encoding roadblock/LC7 domain-containing protein translates to MIQQRGNMDWMLKELADDVPSIHQIVVLSSDGLRIAMHGGDPDVADRLAAACAGLQSLAAAVATEIPYSDGLMKLVVIEVTGGFFYLMAAGAGAYLAVLAGETVDAGLVGARMRDMVVRIGAHLTSPPRHGGQSG
- a CDS encoding sensor histidine kinase, with the translated sequence MVRVESPPTDREIPVVRVVLLPVALLLGATAAGSALVAPAARIPVAVCGAIATLVVAVLTVALHRRRRAMRVQRAEYEQRIAYLEHRILSHDAETVRLTKEVMPAAIRRLRVGNSPEEVMRDIVDADAANRHLPKALREQVYQVLEVIDNEEARRDSAQRAFVSVARRVQAIVNRQASELREMENHYGRNPEVFDDLLRIDHGTALIGRLADSIAVLGGARPSRQWPKPVPLFSVLRGAMSRILEYQRVELHSIAKVAIVGTSVEPLIHACAELLDNATRYSPPQTRVHVTAVEVQTGIAIEIEDGGVSLSEEARARAENMLAQAQAGINMNDLGESPRLGMAVVGRLSRMYQLQVSLRQSAYGGVRAVLIVPRDMITTGPAPGIAHGIGATSRPTSSLDMSQLQHVVPPPGKRKSKPAATGPVPSVAAPVSTGAPAATSHPAPHAAAMEDDLPVVTEWTENGLPQRRSRGRAPLGSHNLPQQPPPPPANGFSPGADEGTDGGRGEEKPPGLWLEAFTKAVNGVPQERKHGEDSDDAWDKGDLK